In a single window of the Spirochaetota bacterium genome:
- a CDS encoding tetratricopeptide repeat protein, translating into MLQIRMKKGIMMISCLFFVFNNCGGESCQDYFTFKSVRTVSKENIKELTERASKHEEILNEKIESADNLGIIYQQLGEKYLDRRVWNLAIESLEKAVGYGQDTSIVHYSLAIAYANRGQEVASDEDIRKAENHYKRALEITPNYYDASYGLGILLFYAKGDKEEGLKIIEGLIIKNRDYYRARFVLGRFYYELGRLNKSLSIYESLYSDLNTLTDSPQTKEYRKSCQENIERIILELSRKG; encoded by the coding sequence ATGCTTCAGATAAGGATGAAAAAGGGCATAATGATGATCAGTTGTTTGTTTTTCGTTTTTAATAATTGTGGAGGTGAATCCTGTCAGGATTACTTCACATTTAAGTCAGTTCGGACTGTAAGTAAGGAGAACATAAAAGAGCTAACTGAGAGAGCGAGTAAACATGAAGAAATATTAAATGAAAAGATAGAGTCAGCGGATAATCTCGGCATTATTTACCAACAACTTGGAGAGAAGTATCTTGATAGGAGGGTTTGGAATTTAGCAATTGAATCATTGGAGAAGGCGGTCGGATATGGTCAAGATACCTCTATTGTCCATTATTCCTTGGCAATTGCCTATGCAAACAGAGGGCAAGAGGTAGCCAGCGATGAGGATATAAGAAAAGCGGAGAATCATTATAAGAGAGCCTTGGAGATAACACCCAATTATTATGATGCGAGTTATGGTTTAGGAATCCTTCTATTTTATGCTAAGGGAGATAAAGAGGAAGGGCTCAAGATAATTGAGGGTCTCATCATTAAAAATAGGGATTATTACAGGGCTAGATTTGTTCTTGGCAGGTTCTATTATGAATTGGGAAGGCTCAATAAGTCTCTATCGATTTATGAATCACTCTATTCTGATCTGAATACACTAACGGACTCACCACAGACAAAGGAGTATCGAAAGAGTTGTCAGGAGAATATTGAGAGAATTATCCTGGAACTCTCGAGAAAAGGATGA
- the dprA gene encoding DNA-processing protein DprA codes for MNSEEKLYSIALSIISSPAHNKIWDYIYTSHPSEIYNRIEGKNKLRVQGFISAKYKGEPFEAARAIYDHAISQSIKMIDFWDRDYPPLLKEINKPPLLLYYKGHLNTSRSLAIVGTRNNDKKSSQVTRRISSELSKLGFTIISGMAIGIDREAHLGALQSNGSTIGVLANGIGIIYPSFNRDLYTAILSTDNSSLVSEYPPDVFAGKWTFVRRNRIISGLSLGTIVIKAGMNSGALITSRYAIEQNREVFACPGLAFDEEYSGCHNLIKNGAVLVSSTEDILRELPISNDIQTSLNALEFENRSEDISNRKVFVDENNLKGEFKEDSIERKILNLLTDGDKDMDSVVRLIDCNTSEANKAILMLELSGEITRDGNRISKS; via the coding sequence ATGAACTCTGAAGAGAAGTTATATTCAATTGCTCTATCGATCATCTCATCACCCGCTCATAACAAGATATGGGATTACATCTACACCTCACATCCTTCAGAGATATACAATAGGATTGAAGGAAAAAACAAATTAAGGGTTCAAGGATTTATCTCTGCCAAGTATAAAGGGGAGCCGTTTGAGGCAGCTAGAGCAATCTATGATCATGCGATTTCCCAGTCAATTAAGATGATTGATTTTTGGGATAGAGATTATCCGCCTTTATTAAAAGAGATAAACAAACCGCCATTGCTCCTGTATTATAAGGGTCATCTAAATACATCTAGATCACTAGCGATTGTTGGAACCAGAAATAATGATAAAAAATCATCCCAAGTAACTAGAAGAATTTCCAGTGAACTCTCCAAATTAGGATTTACTATAATAAGCGGAATGGCAATTGGAATTGATAGAGAAGCTCATCTTGGCGCGCTTCAATCTAATGGATCAACGATAGGTGTATTGGCTAATGGCATAGGTATAATTTATCCATCCTTTAACAGAGATTTATACACAGCAATCCTATCAACAGATAATTCATCTCTAGTATCTGAATATCCACCGGATGTATTTGCCGGCAAGTGGACTTTTGTCAGGAGAAACAGAATCATCAGCGGATTATCACTTGGGACAATAGTAATTAAGGCAGGAATGAATAGCGGAGCCCTAATAACCTCGAGATATGCTATTGAACAAAACAGGGAGGTATTCGCATGTCCGGGATTAGCCTTTGATGAGGAATATTCAGGTTGTCACAATTTGATTAAGAATGGAGCAGTGTTGGTTTCTAGTACAGAGGATATATTAAGGGAACTACCTATTTCAAATGATATACAAACAAGCCTCAATGCTCTTGAATTTGAAAATAGGAGTGAAGATATCAGCAATAGAAAAGTCTTTGTTGATGAAAATAATTTGAAGGGTGAATTTAAGGAAGATTCGATTGAACGAAAAATATTGAATCTATTAACAGATGGTGATAAAGATATGGATAGTGTAGTGCGTTTAATAGATTGCAATACAAGTGAGGCAAATAAGGCGATTCTTATGCTTGAGCTATCAGGTGAAATAACACGAGATGGTAACAGGATATCTAAATCATAA